One genomic segment of Paenibacillus sp. FSL H8-0332 includes these proteins:
- a CDS encoding glycoside hydrolase family 3 N-terminal domain-containing protein: protein MLYRDRTQPVKERTKHLLGLMTPEEKVGQLVQLFGWQTYDHTDGTIELTEEFKRQIREGGVGALYGTLRADPWTGVTLESGLDARAGAEAVNSIQRYALEHSRLGIPLMIGEECSHGHMAIGATVFPVPLLIGSTWNVDLYREMSRAVARETRAQGGAVTYSPVLDVVRDPRWGRTEECFGEDPYLIGEYAVASVEGLQGERLDSASSVGATLKHFVAYGSSEGGRNAGPAHIGKRELLEVDMYPFRKAVEAGAVSIMPAYNEIDGVPCTTNRELLEEILRGEWGFQGMVITDCGAIDMLASGHDTADSGEDAAVQALTAGIDMEMSGVMFGGYLLEALRSGRLDEKLVDQAAARVLELKFRLGLFEQPYADPDVAEQVIGSAEHAELARSVAAEGIVLLKNNGVLPLSKDKGTVAVIGPNADIGYNQLGDYTSPQPRDRVVTVLAGIRAKLASQPERIGYAPGCRIKDSSTEGFELARKVAAEADIIVLALGGSSARDFGEGSIDLRTGASKVTENALSDMDCGEGIDRMSLHLSGVQLELMKELKALGKPVVVVYINGRPIAEPWIDEQADAILEAWYPGQEGGHAIADILFGDVNPSGRLTLSLPEDVGQLPVYYLGKRSRGVRYLEGNSQPRYPFGFGLSYTEFSYSGLQVEPAVITADGTAEVTVEVENTGSRSGAEVVQLYISDLVSKVTRPAKELKGFRKIVLEPGEKQKVSFTLSAEHLSYIGTDYKLVVEPGSFRIGVGRNVNDTLDTDLAVMED from the coding sequence ATGTTATATAGAGACCGTACACAGCCCGTCAAGGAGCGGACGAAGCATCTGCTCGGGCTGATGACGCCGGAAGAGAAGGTCGGCCAGCTGGTACAGCTGTTCGGGTGGCAGACCTATGATCATACAGATGGAACGATTGAACTGACTGAAGAATTCAAGCGCCAGATCCGCGAAGGCGGTGTCGGCGCATTATACGGAACCCTGCGGGCCGATCCCTGGACAGGAGTTACACTGGAGAGCGGGCTGGATGCGCGGGCCGGAGCGGAGGCTGTGAATTCGATCCAGCGTTATGCGCTGGAGCACTCGAGGCTGGGCATTCCCCTCATGATTGGCGAGGAATGCTCGCATGGGCATATGGCCATTGGGGCCACGGTATTCCCGGTTCCGCTGCTGATCGGCAGCACCTGGAATGTGGACCTGTACCGGGAGATGTCCCGGGCAGTTGCGCGGGAGACCCGTGCTCAAGGCGGAGCCGTGACGTATTCCCCTGTGCTGGATGTGGTGCGTGATCCGCGCTGGGGCCGGACCGAGGAATGCTTCGGGGAAGATCCGTATCTCATCGGTGAATATGCCGTAGCATCGGTGGAAGGACTACAGGGCGAACGGCTTGACAGCGCGTCCAGTGTGGGAGCGACCCTCAAGCACTTCGTAGCCTATGGCAGCTCAGAGGGCGGCCGCAATGCCGGTCCGGCACATATTGGCAAGCGGGAGCTCCTCGAAGTCGATATGTACCCATTCCGCAAAGCGGTGGAAGCCGGTGCGGTCTCCATCATGCCGGCCTATAACGAGATTGACGGAGTACCTTGTACCACGAACCGGGAGCTGCTGGAAGAGATTCTGCGCGGCGAATGGGGCTTCCAGGGCATGGTCATTACTGATTGCGGCGCGATCGATATGCTGGCCTCGGGCCATGATACAGCGGACAGCGGGGAGGATGCAGCCGTACAGGCACTCACCGCCGGAATTGATATGGAGATGTCTGGCGTCATGTTCGGCGGATATCTGCTGGAGGCACTGCGCTCCGGGCGGCTCGACGAGAAGCTGGTAGATCAGGCGGCAGCGCGTGTGCTGGAGCTGAAGTTCCGGCTGGGCCTGTTTGAACAGCCCTATGCCGATCCCGATGTGGCAGAGCAGGTAATCGGCAGTGCAGAGCATGCGGAGCTGGCACGTAGCGTGGCGGCAGAGGGAATTGTGCTGCTGAAGAATAACGGAGTGCTTCCGCTGTCTAAGGACAAGGGGACGGTTGCGGTTATCGGGCCGAACGCGGATATTGGCTACAATCAGCTTGGCGATTACACCTCCCCTCAGCCGCGTGACCGGGTGGTTACAGTGTTGGCCGGGATACGGGCCAAGCTTGCCTCGCAGCCGGAGCGGATAGGTTATGCGCCGGGCTGCCGGATCAAAGACAGCTCCACCGAGGGCTTCGAGCTTGCGCGTAAGGTAGCAGCCGAAGCGGATATCATTGTGCTGGCCCTGGGCGGGTCGAGTGCCCGTGACTTCGGCGAAGGCAGCATTGATCTGCGGACCGGAGCCTCGAAGGTGACGGAAAATGCACTTAGCGATATGGATTGCGGCGAAGGCATCGACCGCATGTCGCTTCATCTGTCCGGCGTTCAGCTGGAACTGATGAAGGAACTGAAGGCGCTCGGTAAGCCGGTAGTCGTCGTGTATATCAACGGCCGTCCCATTGCCGAGCCGTGGATCGATGAGCAGGCGGATGCTATTCTGGAAGCCTGGTATCCGGGGCAGGAAGGCGGCCACGCCATTGCCGACATTCTGTTCGGGGATGTCAATCCGTCCGGCAGGCTGACCCTCTCCCTCCCTGAGGATGTAGGACAACTGCCAGTATATTACTTAGGCAAACGTTCCCGGGGAGTACGCTATCTGGAAGGGAATTCGCAGCCGCGTTATCCGTTCGGCTTCGGACTCAGCTACACCGAATTCAGCTATAGCGGACTACAGGTAGAGCCAGCGGTGATCACAGCAGACGGAACGGCTGAGGTTACAGTGGAAGTGGAGAATACAGGCTCCCGCAGCGGTGCGGAGGTCGTGCAGCTATATATTTCCGATCTGGTCAGTAAGGTGACTAGACCGGCCAAGGAACTCAAGGGCTTCCGCAAAATCGTGCTGGAGCCGGGAGAGAAGCAGAAGGTGAGCTTCACGCTGAGTGCAGAGCATCTGAGCTATATCGGGACGGACTATAAGCTGGTGGTCGAGCCGGGAAGCTTCCGCATCGGTGTCGGCAGGAATGTGAATGATACGCTGGATACCGATCTTGCGGTCATGGAGGACTAA
- a CDS encoding carbohydrate ABC transporter permease, producing MSANPVKSRDFHRLSPVLNTIFNCIAGGFAILCIFPFLFVVLISFTDEGALARDGYRLIPAKWSLEAYKYVFSSGDTLLRSYGVTIAVTVIGTIVSLLIISLYAYAISRKSFKYRNFFAFFSFFTMLFNGGLVPTYIVVTQMLGLKDSIWALVLPLAVNAFYIMILRTFYITSVPDALIESAKIDGAGEFRTFLGIVLPLSLPGLATIGLFSTLGYWNDWFNALLYIDNPNLVPLQSMLMRIETSMQFILQNSQNSSLSLEALRNMPQDTSRMAMVVLATGPIIFAYPFFQRYFIQGLTVGAVKE from the coding sequence ATGTCTGCTAATCCTGTGAAATCGCGCGATTTCCATCGGCTGTCGCCGGTGCTCAATACCATCTTCAACTGTATCGCCGGAGGCTTTGCCATCCTGTGTATCTTCCCGTTCCTGTTCGTTGTCCTCATCTCGTTCACGGACGAAGGGGCGCTTGCGCGGGACGGCTATCGGTTAATCCCGGCCAAATGGAGTCTGGAAGCCTACAAATATGTATTTAGCTCAGGGGACACGCTGCTCCGTTCTTACGGAGTGACCATTGCGGTAACGGTCATTGGTACGATTGTCAGCCTGCTTATTATTTCACTTTATGCCTATGCCATTTCACGTAAAAGCTTCAAATACCGCAATTTCTTCGCGTTTTTTTCCTTCTTCACCATGCTGTTTAACGGCGGGCTGGTTCCGACCTATATTGTGGTAACACAGATGCTGGGCCTGAAGGACAGCATTTGGGCGCTGGTGCTGCCGCTGGCGGTGAATGCTTTTTACATTATGATTCTGCGTACCTTCTATATTACAAGTGTGCCGGATGCGCTGATCGAATCGGCCAAAATCGACGGCGCCGGAGAGTTCCGCACCTTCCTGGGAATCGTGCTGCCGCTGTCCTTGCCGGGCCTCGCTACAATCGGGCTGTTCAGTACCCTGGGGTACTGGAATGACTGGTTCAATGCCCTGCTCTATATTGATAATCCGAATCTGGTGCCGCTGCAGTCGATGCTGATGCGGATTGAGACCAGTATGCAGTTCATTCTGCAGAACTCGCAGAACAGCTCGCTCAGCCTGGAGGCCCTCCGCAACATGCCGCAGGATACCTCGCGTATGGCGATGGTGGTATTAGCAACCGGACCGATTATCTTCGCGTATCCGTTCTTCCAGCGTTACTTCATTCAGGGTCTTACGGTCGGGGCGGTTAAAGAGTAA
- a CDS encoding ABC transporter permease subunit, whose protein sequence is MGKIGKSAKDILRNKVLLFMVLPGTLWFLFFSYLPMVGTVIAFKEYRFSRDGFWASIINSKWVGWDNFKFLFSTNDAYLITRNTLLYNIAFIILGLILSVLMAVVLSEIANKKLAKFYQTGMFLPYFLSWVVVGYFAFSFLSSERGLLNAMFGSNISWYSESKYWPFIIIFVFLWKAVGYNSVVYLAAIMGIDKSLYEAAMIDGASKLQQIRSITLPMLKPIIIIMTLLAIGKIFYADFGLFYQVPRDSGTLYSVTNVIDTYVYRGLKTTGEIGMSTAAGLYQSVVGFVLVLTSNYIVRKFDKDSALF, encoded by the coding sequence ATGGGGAAAATAGGAAAGTCCGCCAAGGATATATTGAGAAATAAAGTGCTGCTGTTTATGGTTCTGCCGGGCACGCTGTGGTTTTTATTCTTCTCTTACCTGCCGATGGTGGGTACGGTTATTGCGTTTAAGGAGTACCGCTTCAGCCGGGATGGCTTCTGGGCCAGCATCATCAACAGCAAGTGGGTCGGCTGGGATAATTTCAAGTTTCTGTTCAGCACCAATGATGCCTATCTGATCACACGCAATACTCTTTTATATAACATAGCCTTCATCATCCTGGGCCTGATTCTGTCCGTGCTGATGGCGGTGGTGCTGTCCGAGATTGCCAATAAGAAACTGGCCAAGTTCTATCAGACAGGCATGTTCCTGCCGTACTTTCTGTCCTGGGTCGTTGTGGGATACTTCGCGTTCAGCTTCCTGAGCTCGGAGCGGGGCCTGCTTAACGCTATGTTCGGCAGTAATATCTCCTGGTACTCGGAATCGAAATACTGGCCGTTCATTATTATATTCGTATTCCTCTGGAAGGCCGTCGGCTATAACAGCGTGGTCTATCTTGCCGCCATTATGGGCATAGACAAGTCCCTGTACGAAGCCGCGATGATCGACGGAGCCAGCAAGCTCCAGCAGATCCGCAGTATCACGCTGCCGATGCTGAAGCCGATCATTATCATTATGACGCTGCTTGCGATCGGGAAGATTTTCTATGCCGACTTCGGGCTGTTCTATCAGGTGCCGAGAGATTCGGGGACGCTCTACAGCGTGACCAACGTAATCGATACGTATGTATACCGTGGACTCAAGACTACCGGCGAGATCGGGATGAGTACAGCTGCGGGCTTATATCAATCAGTGGTCGGGTTCGTGCTGGTTCTTACCTCTAATTACATCGTGCGCAAATTCGATAAGGACAGTGCATTATTCTAG
- a CDS encoding extracellular solute-binding protein: protein MSKTKKHFSLLLTTLLTVSLALTACGGNSKNNAGGEAASGGNKASEATEKPVELIWYTIGPPQKDMDKVLTEVNKYTLEKINATLDIKMLDFGDYTQKMQVMAASGEPMDILFTSSWAFDYVQNARKGAFLELDELLKNQGKGIVDTIDPAFLEGSKVDGHNYAIPANKELPAQEVFRFNKELLDKHKLDLTSVKTMADLEPLLKTIKENEPGITPYAMVKDFMPIMPFDYVIEKMPMAVYMDTKDYKVVNILDTPELKEALKTVRKFYQAGYISPEVATTSSVDDLYKAGKWFTDRASTQPMADNLWSVSYGYPVVSTPASQPYIYNWSVMGSMQAISANSKYPEKAMEFLNLLNTDPKLRNMIDSGIEGVHYEKISDNMIKNLPDAKNYDMPTFSLGNIMINYLNEGDPENKWEEFKKFNDAGINAPLLGFNFDTSKVTNEIAAVQNVKEEFWAPLMTGSVDSEEYLTKANEKLKAAGLDKIIAEAQTQIDAWKAANNK, encoded by the coding sequence ATGAGTAAGACAAAGAAACACTTCTCCTTGTTGTTGACAACGCTTTTAACCGTTTCACTGGCGCTAACGGCGTGCGGGGGAAACAGTAAGAACAATGCAGGCGGGGAAGCAGCTTCAGGCGGCAACAAAGCCTCGGAGGCTACCGAAAAGCCAGTAGAACTGATCTGGTACACGATCGGGCCACCGCAGAAAGATATGGACAAGGTGCTCACAGAAGTAAATAAATACACGCTTGAGAAAATCAACGCAACCCTCGATATCAAAATGCTCGACTTCGGGGACTACACGCAAAAAATGCAGGTTATGGCAGCTTCGGGCGAGCCAATGGATATTCTGTTCACCTCTTCCTGGGCCTTCGATTATGTGCAGAATGCACGTAAGGGTGCCTTCCTGGAGCTCGATGAGCTGCTGAAGAATCAGGGCAAGGGCATTGTGGATACGATTGATCCGGCCTTCCTGGAAGGCTCCAAGGTAGACGGACATAACTATGCGATTCCGGCCAATAAAGAGCTTCCGGCGCAAGAAGTCTTCCGCTTCAACAAAGAGCTGCTCGACAAACACAAGCTTGATCTGACCAGCGTGAAAACAATGGCCGATCTGGAGCCGCTGCTCAAAACCATCAAGGAAAACGAGCCTGGAATCACTCCTTACGCGATGGTCAAAGACTTCATGCCGATCATGCCTTTTGACTATGTGATCGAGAAGATGCCGATGGCTGTCTATATGGACACCAAGGACTACAAAGTGGTCAACATCCTGGATACACCTGAGCTCAAGGAAGCGCTTAAGACGGTCCGCAAATTCTATCAGGCGGGTTATATCTCCCCTGAAGTAGCGACTACCTCGTCGGTAGATGACTTGTACAAAGCCGGCAAATGGTTCACTGACCGTGCATCCACCCAGCCGATGGCCGACAATCTGTGGTCCGTAAGCTACGGGTATCCGGTCGTGTCCACACCAGCCAGCCAGCCTTATATCTACAACTGGTCGGTAATGGGCTCCATGCAGGCTATCTCGGCCAACTCCAAGTATCCTGAGAAAGCGATGGAATTCCTGAACCTGCTTAACACTGATCCTAAGCTGCGCAACATGATTGACTCTGGTATCGAAGGAGTACATTACGAGAAGATCAGCGACAACATGATCAAGAACCTCCCGGATGCGAAGAACTACGATATGCCTACATTCTCCCTGGGTAACATCATGATCAACTATCTGAATGAAGGCGACCCTGAGAACAAATGGGAAGAATTCAAGAAGTTCAATGATGCCGGTATCAACGCACCGCTGCTCGGCTTCAACTTCGATACGTCCAAGGTGACGAATGAAATCGCCGCCGTCCAGAACGTGAAGGAAGAATTCTGGGCACCGCTGATGACCGGATCTGTAGATTCGGAAGAGTACCTGACCAAGGCTAACGAGAAACTCAAAGCAGCCGGTCTGGATAAAATTATTGCCGAAGCTCAAACACAGATCGACGCCTGGAAAGCAGCGAATAATAAGTAG
- a CDS encoding response regulator transcription factor encodes MYKVFIVDDEPFILSGLQDILDWEELGLTIAGQAENGQEALEQLREIPADILITDISMPVMTGLELIRAVREFRPDLKVVVLSGFDEFMYVKEGLSLGIENYLLKPINLEEFQQTLETIVEKLNVSRLDMQWWEYTNSVLKDNVLLRWLRGQIDPQERSERLNLIGLPLTSRYVQVALLQVEPATDTFRKRVSELAEAEASFFMFWDSDNDLVLIHNYEEASAGAAEMAFMLEEITGWCTGGEKLRAAVGSPVYGVDAAPSSYEQAKQAQEFLEIHPERSIIYYEQLRDRKEDLQSVLPGDWSDYAKLIMSKNVAGLLEQLELYFAAPSMDGLTPAMLEEISLEWILFFRVLIKDIRSETERECIAEGLTAIRRANSLPALSAALRQTSAGIIELLDRELKSPVVNQVLNYIAKSYSEDLSLKKLGFMFNIHPVYLGQLFHKTTGESFAEYMNRYRIDKAKEQLRTTNLKVHEIARSVGYWEMGYFYKQFKKYVGISPTEFKGLL; translated from the coding sequence ATGTATAAGGTATTTATTGTGGATGATGAGCCGTTCATTCTGAGCGGCCTGCAGGATATATTGGATTGGGAGGAGCTGGGCCTCACGATTGCGGGGCAGGCGGAGAACGGGCAGGAAGCGCTGGAGCAGCTGCGGGAGATTCCCGCCGATATTCTGATTACCGACATCTCCATGCCGGTGATGACCGGCCTTGAGCTGATCCGCGCCGTCCGGGAATTCCGCCCGGATCTGAAGGTGGTGGTGCTGAGCGGCTTCGATGAATTCATGTATGTGAAGGAAGGCCTGTCGCTCGGGATCGAGAACTATCTGCTGAAGCCGATTAATCTGGAGGAATTCCAGCAGACGCTGGAGACGATTGTGGAGAAGCTCAACGTCTCCAGGCTGGATATGCAGTGGTGGGAATATACGAATTCCGTGCTGAAGGATAATGTGCTGCTGCGCTGGCTGCGGGGGCAGATTGATCCGCAGGAGCGCTCCGAACGGCTGAATCTGATCGGCCTGCCGCTCACAAGCCGTTATGTGCAGGTTGCCCTGCTACAGGTAGAACCGGCAACGGATACCTTCAGGAAGAGGGTATCCGAACTGGCCGAAGCCGAGGCTTCGTTCTTCATGTTCTGGGATTCGGACAATGATCTGGTGCTGATACATAACTATGAAGAAGCCTCCGCCGGTGCGGCGGAGATGGCGTTCATGCTGGAGGAGATTACCGGCTGGTGCACCGGCGGAGAGAAGCTGCGCGCAGCAGTAGGCTCGCCTGTATACGGGGTGGACGCGGCTCCTTCCAGCTACGAGCAGGCGAAGCAGGCACAGGAGTTCCTGGAGATTCACCCGGAGCGCAGCATTATCTATTATGAGCAGCTGAGGGACCGGAAGGAGGATCTGCAATCGGTCCTGCCCGGGGACTGGAGCGATTATGCCAAGCTCATTATGTCCAAGAATGTGGCGGGGCTGTTGGAGCAGCTGGAGCTATACTTTGCAGCCCCAAGTATGGACGGGTTAACACCAGCAATGCTGGAGGAGATCTCGCTGGAATGGATTCTGTTCTTCCGCGTGCTGATTAAGGATATCCGCAGTGAAACGGAGCGGGAGTGTATTGCCGAGGGCTTGACGGCGATCCGCCGGGCGAATTCGCTGCCCGCATTGTCCGCTGCGCTCAGGCAGACCTCGGCAGGCATCATCGAGCTGCTGGACCGGGAGCTGAAGAGCCCAGTGGTGAACCAGGTGCTGAATTATATCGCGAAATCGTACAGTGAGGATCTGTCGCTGAAGAAGCTGGGCTTTATGTTTAACATTCATCCGGTGTATCTGGGACAGCTGTTTCATAAGACGACCGGCGAATCCTTTGCGGAATATATGAACCGCTACCGGATCGATAAGGCCAAGGAACAGCTCCGCACGACGAACCTGAAGGTGCATGAAATCGCAAGAAGCGTGGGATACTGGGAAATGGGATACTTCTACAAGCAATTCAAGAAATATGTCGGGATCTCGCCGACGGAATTCAAGGGGCTCCTTTGA
- a CDS encoding sensor histidine kinase, giving the protein MMRSLSLYRKYFKDNMFLRFTLIVSCIFIATIIAFSYLVLLLISDSAVQRQMDIQRKSMESISNYVENKYQSVQDMLRDVYRDASLASNTTFLLENPLSDYIEHRLDRYLLGEQSASNAIQYFQNKIDDDPDIRGLILYSANQQVMYYYDNRRQFERISTNAAHSFVPDSMVLGEESVVSVPNIWVLKSIGMPTAPLFSVKIPINNKSSLLNIGQLLVYFDSEAIWQAMNNYKQDFKGDLLVLSAQNEVIFDSSGKGYGRKLPKLQGINAGEDFTIEGMVVTSQTQSQAGYTVVSLISKKELAETYSSARSTIVSIALVCILFAVLLPAMFISNFAKRTHRIIRFTRKVKNGDLNTRIVDGKEDELGQIAKSFNSMLDELNQYIDQVYKAEIKQKHTEIATLEARVNPHFLYNTLEVIRMRAISSGAKDVGEMIYSLSMLFKSYVRPKLKYTFKDELEACRLYLELFRIRYKDRFAYTIECSPELEELPVLKMSLQPVIENYVLHGMRTGQTDNVIHIGITAEPENIRVTVTDNGKGIAEKRLARLREVLEDHGELSGSESFGLRSIHERLRLMYGKPYGVELESEEGSGTVVTITFPYPLKEENADV; this is encoded by the coding sequence ATGATGCGAAGCCTTTCGCTGTACCGCAAATATTTTAAAGACAATATGTTCCTGCGCTTCACGCTGATCGTGTCCTGCATCTTCATAGCCACCATTATCGCCTTCTCTTATCTGGTGCTGCTGCTAATCTCGGATTCGGCAGTGCAGCGCCAGATGGATATCCAGCGCAAGAGTATGGAGAGCATCAGCAATTATGTGGAGAACAAATATCAATCCGTTCAGGATATGCTCCGTGATGTGTACAGGGACGCGAGTCTGGCCAGTAATACGACCTTCCTGCTGGAGAATCCCTTAAGTGATTATATCGAGCACCGGCTGGACCGTTATCTGCTGGGAGAACAGTCCGCCTCGAACGCCATTCAGTATTTCCAGAACAAGATTGACGATGATCCCGACATCCGCGGCCTGATCCTGTACAGCGCCAACCAGCAGGTGATGTATTATTACGACAACCGCAGGCAGTTCGAGCGGATCTCGACCAATGCGGCGCATTCTTTTGTCCCCGATTCGATGGTGCTGGGTGAGGAGAGTGTCGTCTCTGTTCCGAATATCTGGGTGCTGAAAAGTATAGGGATGCCGACAGCTCCACTGTTCTCTGTGAAAATACCCATCAATAATAAGTCCTCGCTGCTCAATATCGGCCAGCTGCTGGTCTACTTCGACTCCGAGGCGATCTGGCAAGCCATGAATAACTATAAACAGGATTTCAAAGGCGATCTCCTCGTGCTCTCGGCCCAGAATGAAGTCATCTTCGATTCCTCGGGTAAGGGGTACGGCCGGAAGCTGCCGAAGCTGCAAGGGATTAACGCTGGTGAGGACTTTACGATAGAAGGAATGGTCGTTACGAGTCAGACGCAGAGTCAGGCGGGGTATACGGTGGTCAGCCTGATCTCGAAAAAGGAGCTGGCCGAGACCTATAGCAGTGCGCGGAGCACCATTGTGTCCATCGCACTCGTCTGTATTCTGTTTGCCGTGCTGCTGCCGGCGATGTTCATTTCTAATTTTGCCAAACGGACCCACCGCATTATCCGCTTCACCCGCAAAGTCAAGAACGGGGATCTGAACACCCGGATTGTGGACGGCAAGGAAGATGAATTAGGCCAGATTGCCAAAAGCTTCAACAGCATGCTGGATGAACTGAACCAGTATATCGACCAGGTCTATAAGGCGGAAATCAAACAGAAGCATACGGAGATCGCTACGCTTGAGGCCAGGGTGAATCCGCATTTTCTGTATAATACATTAGAGGTTATTCGGATGCGGGCGATTTCGAGCGGAGCGAAGGATGTGGGGGAAATGATCTACAGCCTGTCCATGCTGTTCAAGTCGTACGTCCGTCCGAAGCTGAAATATACGTTCAAGGATGAGCTGGAGGCCTGCCGCCTGTATCTGGAATTATTCCGTATCCGGTACAAGGACAGGTTCGCTTATACCATCGAATGCAGCCCGGAGCTGGAAGAGCTTCCTGTGCTCAAAATGTCGCTGCAGCCGGTCATCGAGAACTATGTTCTGCACGGCATGCGGACAGGGCAGACTGATAATGTGATCCATATTGGGATCACAGCGGAGCCGGAGAATATCCGGGTCACGGTTACGGATAACGGCAAGGGGATTGCGGAGAAGCGGCTGGCCCGGCTCCGCGAAGTGCTGGAGGATCACGGCGAATTGTCCGGGTCCGAGTCGTTCGGGCTGCGAAGTATTCATGAGCGGCTGAGACTGATGTACGGCAAGCCCTACGGCGTAGAGCTGGAGAGTGAGGAGGGCAGCGGAACAGTGGTTACGATTACTTTTCCATACCCGCTGAAGGAGGAGAACGCAGATGTATAA
- a CDS encoding glycoside hydrolase family 43 protein, protein MNQQQPPKPNQPIVTHIYTADPSAHVYEGKIYIYPSHDLDHDEPSNDNGDQYKMEDYHVLSMDSFDSPVVDHGEALHVRDIPWASKQLWAPDAAYKNNTYYLFFPARDHDGIFRLGVATSESPAGPFSPQPNYMEGSFSIDPAVLVDEDNQAYIYFGGLWGGQLEKWQTGSFVSDAEGPAADQPALGPQVALLSDDMLSFQGKPAEISIVDEEGNPILAGDEERRYFEGPWMHKYNGDYYLSYSTGTTHKLVYAIGKNPMGPFTFKGEILSPVIGWTTHHSIVQVEDKWYLFYHDSSLSEGVNHKRCVKYTELKYNEDGTIQSINPYPDAE, encoded by the coding sequence ATGAATCAGCAACAACCCCCTAAGCCTAATCAACCGATCGTAACTCACATCTATACAGCGGACCCGTCCGCCCATGTCTATGAAGGTAAAATCTATATCTATCCTTCCCACGATCTGGATCATGACGAGCCGAGCAATGATAACGGCGACCAGTATAAAATGGAAGACTACCATGTTCTCTCGATGGACAGCTTCGATTCCCCGGTGGTTGATCACGGCGAAGCGCTGCATGTGAGAGATATTCCATGGGCTTCCAAGCAGCTCTGGGCACCAGATGCCGCTTATAAGAATAACACCTACTATCTGTTCTTCCCGGCCCGCGACCATGACGGCATCTTCCGTCTTGGTGTGGCAACGTCGGAGTCTCCCGCAGGCCCGTTCTCCCCGCAACCGAATTATATGGAAGGCAGCTTCAGTATTGACCCGGCCGTACTGGTGGATGAGGACAACCAGGCGTATATCTATTTCGGCGGACTCTGGGGCGGCCAGCTGGAGAAATGGCAGACCGGCAGCTTCGTGTCGGATGCGGAAGGACCGGCTGCCGACCAGCCGGCGCTTGGACCGCAAGTTGCGCTGCTTAGCGACGATATGCTGTCCTTCCAGGGCAAGCCTGCCGAGATCTCTATTGTGGATGAAGAGGGGAATCCGATTCTGGCCGGGGATGAGGAGCGCAGATATTTTGAAGGCCCGTGGATGCACAAATATAACGGCGATTACTACCTGTCCTACTCAACAGGAACCACGCATAAGCTCGTGTATGCAATCGGCAAGAATCCGATGGGACCGTTCACGTTCAAGGGCGAGATTCTCTCACCGGTTATCGGCTGGACAACCCATCATTCCATTGTGCAAGTGGAAGACAAATGGTATCTGTTCTATCACGACAGCTCCTTGTCGGAAGGCGTCAACCACAAGCGCTGCGTGAAATACACCGAGCTGAAATACAACGAAGACGGCACGATCCAGAGTATCAATCCTTATCCGGATGCGGAGTAA